One genomic region from Diabrotica undecimpunctata isolate CICGRU chromosome 9, icDiaUnde3, whole genome shotgun sequence encodes:
- the LOC140449343 gene encoding SET domain-containing protein 4, giving the protein MGRTLRQRLKKQSAKVDAHYNNTIVNLQKWMSTKGWKNKTKLRIKAFPQTGRGISSGTKIASDGVLISIPLDAMITYDTLASEILINEKLTIHEYLALFLAIETNKGSDSKWFHYIKSLPEDTPSLPWLAMSDEIQLFPVDFQTDIDKNITMFNTFCCRVQNIRFNECSCIILETSLLKWAFIMVNTRAVHVDPNVISNNCLNFLLDEPSMALCPFLDMFNHHYLAKTEANIRSDVNCQTYELRTSAEHKRHDQIFISYGSHDNFKLLSEYGFFIPKNQYDVVKFSLREVIDILKFHLDERKYKFIKNHNLQENLYIGYDGVSFNLKAVFFVGSIFNYNNLNSIVFSDSYPEQFLNESVPLFVGILIDFTFETFSYDFNRLKDAEIFSDSAKMVKEFLHYRLSFLDDLRKIYVET; this is encoded by the coding sequence ATGGGAAGAACATTACGACAAAGATTAAAAAAGCAAAGCGCAAAAGTAGATGCACACTACAACAACACAATAGTTAATCTTCAAAAATGGATGTCTACAAAAGGttggaaaaacaaaacaaaattaagaatAAAAGCGTTTCCACAGACAGGTAGGGGAATAAGTTCTGGAACAAAAATAGCCTCGGATGGAGTATTGATTTCTATTCCATTGGATGCAATGATTACTTATGATACATTGGCATCTGAGATACTAATTAACGAAAAATTAACAATACATGAATACCTGGCGCTGTTTTTGGCTATCGAAACAAATAAGGGAAGTGATTCAAAATGGTTCCACTATATTAAAAGTTTACCAGAAGATACTCCTTCACTGCCTTGGTTGGCGATGTCTGATGAAATTCAACTATTTCCAGTGGATTTTCAAACAGATATTGATAAGAATATTACaatgtttaatactttttgcTGTAGAGTACAAAATATAAGATTTAATGAATGCAGTTGTATCATCCTTGAAACAAGTTTGTTAAAATGGGCATTCATTATGGTTAATACAAGAGCAGTTCATGTTGATCCCAATGTAATATCTAACAACTGTTTAAATTTTTTGCTAGATGAACCTTCTATGGCTTTGTGCCCATTTCTTGATATGTTTAATCACCACTATTTAGCAAAAACTGAAGCTAATATTAGATCTGATGTGAATTGCCAAACATATGAACTGAGAACATCTGCTGAACATAAAAGACATGACCAAATATTTATTTCGTATGGTTCCCAtgataattttaaattactttcAGAATATGGATTTTTTATTCCAAAAAATCAGTATGACGTGGTGAAGTTCTCTTTAAGAGAAGTCATAGATATACTAAAGTTTCACCTAGATGAAAGGaagtacaaatttattaaaaatcataaTCTTCAAGAAAATCTCTACATCGGATATGATGGAGTATCATTTAACCTTAAGGCAGTGTTTTTTGTTGGTTCTATTTTCAACTATAACAACCTAAATTCGATAGTTTTTAGCGATAGTTATCCAGAACAGTTTTTAAACGAAAGTGTGCCTCTATTTGTAGGAATATTAATAGATTTTACATTTGAAACATTCAGTTATGATTTCAATAGATTAAAAGATGCTGAAATATTTAGTGATAGCGCCAAAATGGTGAAGGAGTTTTTACATTATAGGCTCAGCTTTTTGGATGacttaagaaaaatatatgtGGAAACATGA
- the LOC140449775 gene encoding uncharacterized protein, whose protein sequence is MEVIKQEIGEETCEVKIENNELDNALLDSFKYEIKEESNLENTDYTFDCLGLKEFPIKTEIEQDGNKFTCLKEKQKTKEGFTQDENKTKIMETFLEHSSYKEHYMSRHAKEKTANKNIKVQTKQEPYNCEICLKKFSQKFKFKRHLMLHTGEKPYKCEICLKGFIYRGDLKKHFRKHTGEKPYTCEICFKKFSLAGNLKTHLRVHAEEKPFKCEICCKQFSTAFNLKNHLRVHTEEKLYKCEICFKKFSIAGNLKTHLRVHAEEKPYKKCEICFKQLSSAGNLKKHLILHNKEKPYKCKICLKEFSIAGNLKTHLRVHTREKPYKCEICLKSFSDIGVLKRHSRIHTGEKPYKCEICFKKFSIAGNLKTHLRVHDEEKPYLCEICFKTFSQKSKLKIHLMVHTGEKPYKCEICLKSFIEIGVLKRHLRIHTGEKLHQCEICFKKFSTVGNLKTHLRMHPEKK, encoded by the exons ATGGAAGTAATAAAACAAGAAATCGGTGAGGAGACATGTGAAGTAAAAATAGAGAATAATGAGTTGGATAATGCTCTTTTGGATAGCTTTAAATATGAAATTAAGGAAGAATCCAATTTAGAAAATACAGATTATACTTTTGATTGTTTAGGTTTGAAGGAATTTCCAATAAAGACTGAAATAGAACAAGATGGAAATAAATTTACCtgtcttaaagaaaaacaaaaaacaaaagaag gttttaCTCAGGATGAGAACAAAACGAAAATTATGGAGACTTTTTTGGAACATTCATCATATAAAGAACACTATATGAGTCGACACGCTAAAGAAAAAAccgcaaataaaaatataaaagttcagACTAAACAGGAACCTTAcaattgtgaaatttgtttaaaaaaattttctcaaaaatttaaattcaaaagacATTTAATGTTACACACCGgagaaaaaccgtacaagtgtgaaatttgtttgaaagGATTTATCTACAGAGgggatttgaaaaaacatttcAGAAAACATACGGGAGAAAAACCGTAcacgtgtgaaatttgttttaagaagttttctttagcaggtaatttgaaaacacacTTGAGAGTTCACGCTGAAGAAAAGCCtttcaagtgtgaaatttgttgtaaACAGTTTTCTACGGcatttaatttgaaaaatcatttgagagtgcacactgaagaaaagctttacaagtgtgaaatttgctttaagaaaTTTTCTATAGCAGGTAATTTGAAAACGCACTTGAGAGTACACGCtgaagaaaagccttacaagaagtgtgaaatttgttttaagcagttgtCTTcagcaggtaatttgaaaaaacatttgatacTGCACAATaaggaaaaaccttacaagtgtaaaatttgtttgaaGGAGTTTTCTATAgcaggtaatttgaaaacacacTTGAGAGTGCATACtagggaaaaaccttacaagtgtgaaatttgtttgaagaGTTTTAGTGACATTGGGGTTTTGAAAAGACATTCGAGAATACATacaggagaaaaaccttacaagtgtgaaatatGTTTCAAGAAGTTTTCTATAGCcggtaatttgaaaacacatttgagagtgcacgaTGAAGAAAAGCCTTACCTGTGTGAAATTTGCTTCAAGACGTTTTCTCAAAAATCTAAATTGAAAATACATCTGATGgtacacactggggaaaaaccttacaagtgtgaaatttgtttgaaaagttttATTGAAATAGGGGTTTTGAAAAGACATTTAAGAATACATACAGGAGAAAAACTTcaccagtgtgaaatttgttttaagaagttttctACAGtaggtaatttgaaaacacatttgagaatgCACCCTGAAAAAaagtga